From the Vibrio alginolyticus NBRC 15630 = ATCC 17749 genome, one window contains:
- a CDS encoding ABC transporter permease subunit, giving the protein MAQAEFSLQEKDKKRLIKDRLVRLAVTSGGVGVLAALILIFVYLAMVIIPLFSDAEIKTNQAIRATHIETPLAISVDDYAQLAFVLTQSGEIQYLSMDDPTKPAVYTQQIAQKPVAFSQSAPGLGWYGFVDGQGKANLFKPEFNATLRENTRPPEVIELDTSMDLTLSTPQDPVTQFVFAASTPLPTVVWQTQSGEVKARWQVASSLGTSPTTIDFTFSSGFNTPQQMLLTPDGETLYLRDGSELIVLKKTARKFAVREVVDLTQGDKKHSVRTIDLLAGAYSLLVTHNDGRVSQWFDTLQEEKRTLTHIRDFKLASELKYLLPDSHRKGFYSFYTNGTLQSHYTTSEKLVLFKRAYNQAPAIAAMSNNERYLITWQNNALNVAEVDNAYPEVSLSSLWQEVWYEGYPEPEFVWQSTSASDNFEAKFSLVPIAFGTIKAAMFAMLFSVPLAVLGAIYTAYFMSPRMRRVVKPSIELMEALPTVIIGFLAGLWFAPIVEDHLITIVVMLFVLPLSTMIMGGLWALIPQPLRNRLPNGWHALVLMPVILVLIGLGVWISPTIEQTFFGGDMRLFLTEHGIGYDQRNALVVGLAMGFAVIPTIFTIAEDAIFSVPKHLSDGSLALGATPWQTLIYVVLLTASPGIFSAIMMGLGRAVGETMIVLMATGNTPLMDWNILEGLRSLSATIAVELPESEVGSSHYRLLFLAALILFVFTFAVNALAEWVRQRLRDKYRAL; this is encoded by the coding sequence ATGGCACAAGCCGAGTTTTCATTGCAGGAAAAAGATAAGAAACGACTGATAAAAGATCGTTTAGTTCGACTTGCAGTGACATCCGGTGGTGTCGGCGTACTCGCGGCGCTTATTTTGATCTTTGTCTACCTCGCCATGGTGATCATTCCGCTTTTTTCTGATGCGGAGATCAAAACCAACCAAGCCATTCGAGCCACTCATATTGAAACACCACTTGCGATTTCAGTGGATGATTACGCTCAGCTCGCGTTCGTTCTAACCCAAAGTGGTGAGATTCAATATTTGTCGATGGACGATCCTACGAAACCTGCGGTGTATACACAGCAAATCGCCCAGAAACCCGTCGCTTTCTCTCAATCTGCTCCTGGGCTAGGTTGGTATGGATTTGTTGATGGGCAGGGTAAAGCGAACCTTTTCAAGCCAGAATTTAATGCTACATTGAGAGAAAATACACGTCCTCCGGAAGTGATTGAGCTAGACACCAGCATGGATCTGACACTAAGTACGCCTCAAGATCCTGTGACTCAGTTTGTATTTGCAGCTTCGACGCCCTTACCAACGGTTGTTTGGCAGACGCAAAGTGGTGAAGTGAAAGCTCGCTGGCAAGTGGCTTCGTCTTTGGGTACGTCTCCTACAACGATCGATTTTACGTTCTCTTCAGGCTTTAATACGCCTCAGCAAATGTTGTTGACACCTGACGGTGAAACGCTTTATTTGCGCGATGGCTCTGAGTTGATCGTGTTAAAGAAAACCGCACGTAAATTTGCTGTGCGAGAGGTGGTCGATCTCACTCAAGGTGATAAGAAGCATTCCGTTCGTACGATAGACTTATTGGCTGGTGCTTACTCGCTTTTGGTGACGCACAACGATGGTCGGGTGTCGCAATGGTTTGATACGCTGCAAGAAGAAAAACGCACGTTAACGCATATTCGTGATTTTAAATTGGCATCAGAGCTTAAGTATTTGTTGCCGGATTCTCATCGAAAAGGATTTTATAGCTTTTACACCAACGGCACGTTGCAAAGCCATTATACAACCAGTGAAAAACTGGTGTTGTTTAAGCGTGCGTACAATCAAGCGCCCGCAATCGCAGCAATGTCTAACAATGAACGCTACTTAATCACTTGGCAAAATAATGCGTTAAATGTTGCGGAAGTGGACAATGCCTATCCGGAAGTTTCATTGTCTTCATTATGGCAAGAAGTGTGGTACGAAGGGTATCCTGAGCCTGAATTTGTGTGGCAATCGACTTCGGCGAGCGATAACTTTGAGGCTAAGTTCAGCCTAGTACCTATTGCGTTTGGAACGATAAAAGCGGCGATGTTTGCGATGCTGTTTTCAGTACCGCTCGCAGTGCTAGGTGCTATTTATACGGCTTACTTTATGTCGCCACGCATGCGTCGTGTAGTAAAACCGTCGATTGAGCTAATGGAAGCACTGCCGACGGTGATCATAGGTTTCCTCGCGGGATTGTGGTTCGCGCCTATTGTCGAAGATCATTTGATTACGATCGTCGTTATGCTGTTTGTTTTGCCCTTGAGCACCATGATTATGGGCGGGCTATGGGCATTAATACCGCAACCTTTGCGGAATCGTCTGCCTAATGGTTGGCATGCTTTAGTGCTCATGCCTGTCATATTGGTACTGATTGGGCTTGGAGTGTGGATTTCGCCTACGATTGAGCAGACGTTCTTTGGTGGCGATATGCGCTTATTCTTAACCGAGCATGGTATTGGTTACGATCAACGCAATGCATTGGTGGTGGGGTTAGCGATGGGGTTTGCTGTTATCCCGACGATTTTTACCATTGCCGAAGATGCCATTTTCTCTGTACCGAAGCATTTATCGGATGGCTCTTTGGCATTAGGGGCCACGCCTTGGCAAACTTTAATCTATGTTGTCTTGCTTACTGCAAGCCCAGGTATTTTTTCTGCCATTATGATGGGCCTGGGACGCGCTGTTGGCGAAACCATGATTGTATTAATGGCAACGGGCAATACGCCATTAATGGATTGGAATATTTTGGAAGGATTGCGCAGCCTGTCGGCGACCATCGCCGTTGAGTTGCCAGAGTCGGAAGTTGGAAGTTCGCATTATCGCCTGCTGTTCCTAGCTGCATTGATTTTATTTGTGTTTACGTTTGCAGTAAACGCGCTTGCGGAGTGGGTTCGTCAGAGACTGAGAGATAAGTACCGTGCGTTGTAA
- the pstA gene encoding phosphate ABC transporter permease PstA has product MLNWIRSGAPWIWLTGGAVSISLLSVLGLLLLIGWKGLTYFWPAPLYQWNVAALTPVQGEVLHENTILIGQVYERSFVPKSYLPESAAQQLEDDEDFATRLSIKIANRELYPADFISVLQMQLDEPTTPEEWAVIERSSGGYFFGKLVAFQDGDNIYTSDIQSILNKKLDDAETLRHEIDSLVVDQLKELGWKLEQLRLEKRKHELNDTLTESFLKENQTKKEQIEKALATLDLQLDGLRLQLSDYALIAEDMTGSQVSIPLEDILDYWYPNQMSLPDKVMHWGKQVWKFLSEDPRESNSEGGVFPAIFGTVFLVLIMSIIVMPLGVIAAIYLHEYAKNNALTRVIRIAVINLAGVPSIVYGVFGLGFFVYTIGASIDNVFYAEKLPAPTFGTPGLLWSALTLAVLTLPVVIVTTEEGLTRIPSSVRHGSLALGATQFETLWRVVLPMATPAIITGLILAIARAAGEVAPLMLVGVVKLASSLPVDGQFPYVHLDRKFMHLGFHIYDVGFQTSNIEAARPLVYATSFLLVTVIVGLNLTAISIRNNLREKYRTLGQD; this is encoded by the coding sequence GTGTTAAATTGGATTCGTTCTGGCGCACCGTGGATATGGCTAACAGGCGGTGCAGTCAGCATCAGTTTGTTGTCGGTATTAGGGTTGTTACTCCTTATCGGCTGGAAAGGCCTGACTTACTTTTGGCCAGCGCCCTTGTATCAGTGGAATGTTGCAGCGCTGACACCTGTACAAGGCGAAGTGCTACATGAAAATACTATTCTGATTGGTCAAGTGTATGAGCGCAGCTTTGTACCGAAGAGTTATTTGCCTGAAAGCGCAGCACAACAGTTAGAAGACGATGAAGATTTTGCCACGCGACTCAGTATCAAAATCGCCAACCGAGAGTTGTATCCCGCCGATTTTATCTCCGTATTGCAAATGCAGTTGGATGAGCCCACGACGCCAGAAGAGTGGGCGGTGATAGAGCGCAGTAGCGGTGGTTATTTCTTTGGTAAGCTGGTGGCGTTTCAAGATGGCGATAATATATACACCAGTGATATTCAATCGATACTAAATAAAAAGCTTGATGATGCAGAAACTCTGCGCCATGAGATTGATTCTTTGGTGGTCGATCAGCTTAAAGAGCTTGGTTGGAAGCTAGAGCAGTTGCGATTAGAAAAGCGCAAGCATGAATTGAATGACACGCTGACAGAAAGCTTCTTAAAGGAAAATCAGACGAAAAAAGAGCAGATAGAAAAAGCGCTTGCGACGTTAGATTTGCAACTTGATGGTTTACGACTTCAGCTCTCTGACTATGCCTTGATTGCCGAGGATATGACGGGGTCACAAGTATCGATTCCGCTCGAAGACATTTTGGACTACTGGTATCCAAACCAAATGTCACTGCCTGATAAAGTCATGCATTGGGGAAAACAGGTTTGGAAGTTTTTATCTGAAGATCCAAGAGAGTCTAACTCCGAAGGAGGCGTGTTCCCTGCGATATTTGGTACGGTTTTCTTAGTACTCATCATGTCGATCATTGTGATGCCACTCGGGGTGATCGCCGCTATCTATCTACATGAATACGCTAAGAATAATGCTCTAACCAGAGTTATTCGTATTGCGGTTATAAACCTAGCGGGTGTTCCATCGATTGTTTATGGCGTGTTTGGTTTAGGTTTCTTCGTTTATACGATTGGTGCCTCTATCGACAACGTATTCTATGCGGAGAAGTTACCGGCACCAACCTTTGGTACGCCGGGTTTGTTATGGTCAGCACTAACTCTTGCCGTGCTGACGCTTCCAGTTGTGATTGTGACGACAGAAGAAGGTTTAACTCGAATTCCGAGCTCCGTACGACATGGCTCTCTGGCACTTGGTGCAACTCAGTTCGAAACGCTATGGCGCGTGGTTTTGCCTATGGCGACGCCAGCTATTATCACAGGTTTGATCCTTGCGATTGCGCGTGCAGCTGGCGAAGTAGCGCCACTGATGCTGGTGGGGGTCGTGAAATTGGCATCCAGTTTACCGGTTGACGGACAATTCCCTTATGTGCATTTGGATAGAAAGTTCATGCATTTAGGTTTTCACATTTACGATGTTGGCTTTCAAACCTCCAACATCGAAGCGGCGCGACCATTAGTTTATGCCACCTCTTTCTTACTCGTGACAGTGATTGTCGGGCTAAACTTAACAGCAATCAGTATTCGCAATAATTTACGAGAAAAATACAGAACGTTAGGACAAGATTAA
- the pstB gene encoding phosphate ABC transporter ATP-binding protein PstB, which yields MFNFDSTLGYEPPLDVHNLTDEQTAISIENLNLFYGQTQALHDISMQIPKGRVTAFIGPSGCGKSTLLRCINRMNDLVEGCRVTGKVRLHGKNVYHPNVDVATLRRRVGMVFQRPNPFPKSIYENVVYGLRLQGVKNSRSLDDAVERSLRSAALWDEVKDRLHENAFGLSGGQQQRLVIARAVAIEPEVLLLDEPTSALDPISTLTIEELINELKTQYTVVIVTHNMQQAARVSDHTAFIHMGKLIEYSDADSIFTSPMKKQTEDYITGRYG from the coding sequence ATGTTTAATTTTGATAGTACATTAGGTTATGAGCCACCATTGGACGTTCATAATTTAACGGATGAACAAACAGCAATCTCAATCGAGAACCTTAATCTGTTCTATGGTCAAACTCAGGCGCTGCATGATATTTCGATGCAAATTCCCAAAGGGCGAGTCACCGCTTTTATCGGTCCTTCAGGGTGTGGAAAGTCGACGTTATTACGTTGCATCAATCGCATGAACGACTTAGTGGAAGGGTGTCGAGTCACAGGCAAAGTACGTCTACATGGCAAGAATGTTTATCATCCCAATGTCGATGTTGCGACACTTCGACGCCGAGTGGGGATGGTGTTTCAAAGACCCAATCCATTTCCTAAGTCTATTTATGAAAATGTAGTTTATGGCTTACGCTTACAAGGTGTAAAAAACAGCCGCAGTTTAGATGACGCAGTGGAGCGATCCTTGCGCTCGGCGGCGTTGTGGGATGAGGTAAAAGACCGCTTGCATGAGAACGCATTTGGCTTATCTGGTGGTCAGCAACAGCGCTTGGTCATTGCGCGCGCGGTGGCGATTGAGCCGGAAGTCCTGTTATTGGACGAGCCAACATCAGCGTTGGATCCAATCTCAACTTTAACTATTGAAGAGCTTATCAATGAGCTGAAGACTCAATATACTGTCGTTATCGTTACCCATAACATGCAACAAGCGGCGCGAGTGAGTGATCATACTGCATTCATTCATATGGGGAAGTTAATTGAATACTCTGACGCGGACTCGATCTTCACCTCGCCAATGAAGAAGCAGACCGAAGATTACATTACGGGTCGCTACGGTTAA
- the phoU gene encoding phosphate signaling complex protein PhoU, whose translation MHFGRHISGQFNVELESIRTHVLTMGGLVEQQLSYAIQALHKEDIELARKVVRDDHKVNAMEVSIDDACTRIIAKRQPTAKDLRLIMAIIKTITDLERIGDVATRIAYVAIESPSSKERQFQVSLEPLCRQAINMLHQVLDAFARMDVEAAAEVHKQDDKLDAEYEAVIRQLMTYMMEDPKNIPNILQVMWSARAIERVGDRCQNICEYIIYFVKGKDVRHLGDQSIDDVLK comes from the coding sequence ATGCACTTTGGACGTCATATTTCAGGACAATTTAACGTAGAGCTAGAATCGATTCGTACTCATGTATTAACCATGGGAGGCTTGGTAGAACAGCAGCTTTCGTATGCTATTCAAGCCTTGCATAAAGAAGACATCGAACTGGCGCGTAAGGTTGTGCGTGACGATCATAAAGTGAATGCGATGGAAGTCTCGATCGATGACGCTTGTACACGCATTATTGCTAAGCGTCAGCCAACGGCAAAAGACTTGCGCTTAATCATGGCTATCATCAAAACGATCACTGATTTAGAACGTATCGGTGACGTGGCGACACGTATTGCTTACGTTGCCATTGAAAGCCCATCATCAAAAGAACGACAATTCCAAGTGTCGTTAGAGCCTCTCTGCCGTCAGGCAATTAATATGCTGCATCAGGTTTTAGACGCGTTTGCCCGTATGGATGTAGAAGCGGCAGCAGAGGTGCACAAACAAGATGACAAACTAGACGCCGAGTATGAAGCGGTGATTCGTCAGTTGATGACTTACATGATGGAAGATCCAAAAAATATCCCTAATATTCTGCAAGTGATGTGGTCTGCACGCGCGATTGAACGCGTGGGGGACCGCTGCCAGAACATCTGTGAATACATTATTTACTTTGTGAAAGGGAAAGATGTACGCCACCTAGGTGATCAAAGTATTGATGACGTACTGAAGTAA
- the ppk2 gene encoding polyphosphate kinase 2 — protein MSKLKKKEYEKELKNLQVELVKLQEWVKHKGLKVVVLFEGRDAAGKGGVIKRITEKLNPRVCRVVALPAPTEKEKTQWYFQRYVAHLPSAGEIVLFDRSWYNRAGVEKVMGFCTPDEYEEFLRSCPEFERMLQRSGIILIKYWFSVSDEEQEKRFLGRINTPIKRWKFSPMDLESRHRWAEYSEAKDKMFAYTDTKNCPWWVVPSDDKKKARLNCISHLLSQIDYKALEYSPIELPELNKEGYVRAPIDDQTFVPDKY, from the coding sequence ATGTCTAAATTGAAGAAAAAGGAATACGAAAAGGAGCTCAAAAACCTTCAAGTTGAGCTCGTAAAACTTCAAGAGTGGGTCAAACACAAAGGGTTAAAAGTGGTGGTTCTGTTTGAAGGCCGTGATGCTGCGGGCAAAGGCGGAGTGATAAAGCGAATTACAGAAAAGCTAAACCCGCGTGTTTGTCGCGTAGTGGCTCTGCCTGCACCGACCGAAAAAGAAAAAACGCAATGGTACTTCCAACGTTACGTCGCTCATTTACCATCTGCTGGTGAAATCGTTTTATTTGACCGAAGTTGGTATAACCGAGCAGGTGTCGAAAAAGTCATGGGGTTCTGTACTCCAGACGAATACGAGGAGTTTTTACGCTCTTGCCCTGAATTCGAGAGAATGTTGCAACGATCTGGGATTATTCTGATCAAGTATTGGTTTTCGGTTTCAGACGAAGAGCAGGAAAAACGTTTTCTAGGTCGAATTAATACGCCGATCAAACGTTGGAAATTCAGCCCAATGGATTTAGAGTCACGTCATCGCTGGGCGGAGTATTCGGAAGCAAAAGATAAGATGTTTGCCTATACAGACACGAAAAACTGCCCTTGGTGGGTCGTCCCTTCTGATGACAAAAAAAAAGCGCGCTTGAACTGTATCAGTCATTTACTAAGCCAGATTGATTACAAAGCACTTGAGTACTCACCCATCGAATTACCTGAACTCAATAAAGAAGGTTACGTCAGAGCGCCCATTGATGATCAGACCTTCGTTCCTGATAAATATTAA
- a CDS encoding copper homeostasis protein CutC gives MVTHLEVCIDNIESLHYAIAGGATRIELCSSLALGGLTPSYGFMQQAAKLSSVPVYAMIRPRQGDFFYNEEEIEMMRWDIEAAHQSGLSGVVFGVLTQDGDIHMPYAAALCEFAQALGLGVTFHRAFDQCRDAEKTLEELISLGCERILTSGLAPSAPQGIDVLRALVKQAQGRIAIMAGAGVNASNVRALVEDTQVPEIHLSGKTTRPSQMTFVAEQSKMGASDVDDFLIPITSTQAITDVVATLK, from the coding sequence GTGGTTACTCACCTAGAAGTCTGTATCGATAATATTGAATCTCTGCACTACGCCATTGCTGGCGGCGCCACTCGGATTGAACTTTGCTCCTCTTTGGCTTTAGGCGGACTAACACCCAGTTATGGTTTTATGCAGCAAGCGGCTAAGCTTTCGAGTGTTCCAGTTTATGCCATGATCCGCCCACGCCAAGGTGACTTCTTCTACAATGAAGAAGAGATCGAAATGATGCGTTGGGATATTGAAGCGGCTCACCAATCAGGCTTGAGCGGTGTCGTGTTCGGCGTGCTCACTCAAGACGGTGATATTCATATGCCTTACGCGGCTGCGCTGTGTGAATTTGCTCAAGCGCTTGGCTTAGGCGTGACCTTCCATCGTGCCTTTGACCAGTGTCGTGACGCTGAAAAAACTTTGGAAGAACTGATCAGCTTAGGTTGTGAACGTATTTTAACCTCCGGTCTTGCGCCTTCAGCACCACAAGGGATCGATGTGCTTAGAGCTTTGGTTAAGCAAGCCCAAGGACGCATAGCAATCATGGCGGGGGCTGGCGTTAATGCGAGTAACGTACGTGCGTTAGTAGAAGACACTCAAGTTCCTGAAATCCATCTGTCAGGCAAAACCACACGCCCTAGCCAAATGACCTTTGTTGCTGAACAAAGCAAAATGGGCGCATCCGATGTCGATGATTTTTTAATCCCCATCACAAGTACACAAGCCATAACCGATGTCGTAGCAACTCTCAAATAG
- a CDS encoding peroxiredoxin C: MVLVGRQAPDFTAAAVLGNGEIVENFNFAEFTKGKKAVVFFYPLDFTFVCPSELIAFDNRLADFQAKGVEVIGVSIDSQFSHNAWRNTAIEDGGIGQVKYPLVADVKHEICKAYDVEHPEAGVAFRGSFLIDEEGVVRHQVVNDLPLGRNIDEMLRMVDALNFHQKHGEVCPAQWEEGKAGMDASPKGVAAFLSEHAADLGKK; encoded by the coding sequence ATGGTACTAGTAGGTCGTCAAGCCCCTGATTTTACTGCAGCAGCTGTTCTAGGTAACGGTGAAATCGTTGAAAACTTCAACTTTGCAGAGTTCACTAAAGGTAAGAAAGCAGTAGTATTCTTCTACCCACTAGATTTCACTTTCGTTTGCCCATCTGAGCTAATCGCATTCGACAACCGTCTAGCTGACTTCCAAGCTAAAGGTGTTGAAGTAATCGGTGTTTCTATCGATTCTCAGTTCTCTCACAACGCATGGCGTAACACTGCTATCGAAGATGGCGGTATCGGTCAAGTTAAGTACCCACTAGTTGCTGACGTTAAGCACGAAATCTGTAAAGCTTACGACGTTGAGCACCCAGAAGCAGGCGTTGCTTTCCGTGGTTCTTTCCTAATCGACGAAGAAGGCGTTGTACGTCACCAAGTAGTTAACGACCTACCACTAGGCCGTAACATCGACGAAATGCTACGCATGGTTGACGCTCTTAACTTCCACCAGAAGCACGGCGAAGTATGTCCTGCACAATGGGAAGAAGGTAAAGCAGGTATGGACGCATCTCCAAAAGGTGTTGCAGCGTTCCTATCTGAGCACGCAGCTGACCTAGGCAAAAAATAA
- a CDS encoding hydrogen peroxide-inducible genes activator, giving the protein MNKWPSLKQLHYLVTLHETRHFSDAAERCFVSQSTLSKGIQNLEELIGCPLYEKKDKKSPLVFTQTGEMVVKQGRELLAKGQDLVELGRMCQGDDMQGQLKVGCIPTIAPFLLCDLVQEVNYRFPQLNLLLREDTTTNLLQALRHGELDVLILALPVEIDGMESRVVGKDPFRMVISANQAQSVPVPIRYADLPDESVFLLEKEHCLTEHAVSACKLTDKEKINPFTATSLHTLVQMVANGLGTTFIPQMAIDHGLLHNQNLVVIDPPGKQAYREIGLVWRPSSSRTKTFNQLAEVVSELL; this is encoded by the coding sequence ATGAATAAATGGCCCAGTTTGAAGCAGTTACACTATTTAGTCACACTGCATGAAACAAGACATTTTAGTGACGCTGCAGAGCGTTGTTTTGTCAGTCAGTCGACTTTAAGTAAGGGTATTCAAAACTTAGAGGAATTGATTGGTTGTCCCTTATATGAAAAGAAAGATAAAAAAAGTCCACTGGTTTTTACCCAAACAGGAGAAATGGTAGTAAAGCAGGGGCGAGAGCTGTTAGCAAAAGGGCAAGATTTGGTCGAGCTTGGACGTATGTGCCAAGGCGACGATATGCAAGGCCAGCTAAAAGTAGGATGTATACCAACAATTGCTCCGTTTTTACTGTGTGATTTGGTACAAGAGGTGAACTACCGTTTTCCACAACTGAATCTTTTATTAAGAGAAGACACGACGACAAACTTACTTCAAGCGCTCAGACATGGTGAGCTGGATGTGCTTATTTTAGCGTTACCAGTCGAAATTGATGGGATGGAAAGCCGAGTAGTGGGTAAGGATCCGTTTCGAATGGTTATAAGCGCTAATCAAGCCCAATCGGTCCCTGTGCCGATTCGTTACGCGGATTTACCTGACGAATCCGTCTTTCTACTAGAGAAAGAACATTGCTTAACGGAACATGCGGTATCAGCGTGTAAATTAACAGACAAAGAAAAAATCAATCCGTTTACGGCAACCAGCCTCCATACACTGGTGCAAATGGTTGCGAATGGTTTGGGAACAACGTTCATTCCTCAAATGGCTATCGACCATGGCTTGCTGCATAACCAGAATTTAGTCGTGATCGATCCTCCCGGTAAACAAGCTTATCGCGAAATAGGCTTAGTTTGGCGTCCGAGCTCGTCAAGAACGAAAACATTTAATCAACTTGCAGAAGTCGTTTCAGAGCTGCTTTAG
- the aceB gene encoding malate synthase A, whose amino-acid sequence MLAQTEQKTQQLKQTQGMLEVNGVVAPEHQAIFPVEAQTFLSLLCEKFAGRVEQLLEAREEKQARIDAGELPDFLPETQDIREGSWKILGIPQDLQDRRVEITGPTDRKMVINALNANVKVFMADFEDSMSPAWSKVLDGQINLRDAVNGTISYTNPGNGKHYQLEDDPAVLICRVRGLHLKEKHVTWHGQIIPGALFDFALYFYNNYKALLQKGSGPYFYLPKLQSHHEAKWWSEVFHFTEDYFGLDTGTIKATVLIETLPAVFEMDEILFSLKEHIVGLNCGRWDYIFSYIKTLKKHSDRVLPDRQVVTMDKPFLNAYSRLLVRTCHKRGAFAMGGMAAFIPAKDPKENQKVLDKIQTDKSLEANNGHDGTWVAHPGLADTAMEVFSAVLGERTNQLDVSRAEDAPITAAELLEPCEGERTEGGMRHNIRVALQYIEAWISGNGCVPIYGLMEDAATAEISRASIWQWIQHGKSLDNGLKVTKELFELYLKEEIEVVKQEIGEQRYHAGRFEEAADLMARLTTSDELTNFLTVPGYDYLD is encoded by the coding sequence ATGCTTGCTCAGACAGAACAAAAAACACAACAACTAAAGCAAACCCAAGGCATGCTTGAGGTGAATGGAGTCGTTGCTCCAGAACATCAAGCAATTTTCCCTGTTGAAGCCCAAACCTTTTTATCTCTACTGTGTGAAAAATTTGCCGGACGTGTTGAACAGTTGCTGGAAGCAAGAGAAGAGAAGCAAGCACGTATTGATGCTGGTGAGCTACCAGATTTTCTACCAGAGACACAAGACATCCGTGAAGGAAGTTGGAAGATCCTAGGAATCCCACAAGATCTGCAAGATCGCCGTGTGGAGATTACCGGACCAACTGACCGCAAGATGGTGATTAACGCACTGAATGCGAATGTAAAAGTGTTCATGGCAGACTTCGAAGATTCAATGTCTCCTGCATGGAGTAAAGTGCTGGATGGTCAAATTAACTTGCGCGATGCTGTTAATGGCACCATCAGTTACACCAATCCTGGCAATGGCAAACATTATCAGCTGGAAGATGACCCAGCGGTGTTGATCTGCCGTGTTCGCGGCCTTCATTTAAAAGAAAAACACGTTACGTGGCACGGTCAGATCATTCCAGGTGCGCTATTCGATTTCGCTCTGTATTTCTATAACAACTACAAAGCGTTACTTCAAAAAGGCAGCGGCCCTTATTTCTACCTTCCAAAACTGCAATCGCATCACGAAGCGAAGTGGTGGAGCGAAGTGTTCCATTTCACGGAAGACTATTTCGGTTTGGATACAGGCACCATCAAAGCGACTGTGCTGATTGAAACCTTACCAGCGGTATTCGAAATGGACGAGATTCTGTTCTCGCTTAAAGAACACATCGTTGGTTTGAACTGTGGTCGCTGGGATTACATCTTTAGCTATATCAAAACATTGAAAAAACACTCAGACCGAGTACTGCCAGATCGCCAAGTGGTAACGATGGACAAGCCATTCTTAAACGCTTACTCGCGATTATTGGTACGTACTTGCCATAAACGAGGTGCTTTCGCGATGGGAGGAATGGCCGCATTTATCCCAGCTAAAGACCCGAAAGAGAATCAAAAAGTATTAGACAAGATCCAGACTGACAAATCGTTAGAAGCTAACAACGGCCACGACGGTACTTGGGTGGCTCATCCAGGTTTGGCTGACACTGCTATGGAAGTCTTTAGTGCTGTGCTGGGTGAGCGCACCAACCAGTTGGATGTGAGCCGTGCAGAGGATGCGCCTATTACTGCAGCCGAACTGCTTGAGCCTTGTGAAGGCGAGCGCACTGAAGGCGGAATGCGCCACAATATTCGCGTTGCGCTGCAATACATCGAAGCTTGGATTTCTGGCAATGGTTGTGTGCCGATTTACGGACTGATGGAAGACGCTGCAACGGCAGAAATCTCACGCGCCTCTATCTGGCAATGGATTCAACACGGCAAGTCGCTAGACAACGGATTAAAGGTCACTAAAGAGCTGTTCGAGCTCTATCTCAAAGAGGAGATTGAAGTCGTGAAGCAAGAAATTGGCGAGCAGCGCTACCATGCAGGTCGATTTGAAGAAGCAGCAGACTTAATGGCAAGGCTCACGACGAGCGATGAACTGACCAACTTTTTGACAGTTCCTGGTTATGACTACCTGGATTAA